A window of Mucilaginibacter paludis DSM 18603 contains these coding sequences:
- the rny gene encoding ribonuclease Y: protein MNILYAIIGLLVGIGAGVPIGRFLLRKLFRDQEVAAQNKVKKILKDAENNAEILKKNRLLEAKEKFLQMKGEHEQEVNAKNNAINQRENSLKQKEQSLNQKLENANRKDQEIENARKNLEKQTEIALKKQEDVELLKNQHLQQLENIAGLSAEEAKNQLVDNLREEARTKAMMQIKDIVDEAKLTATKEAKKIVIQTIQRTATESAIENTVSIFNIDNDEVKGRIIGREGRNIRALEAATGIEIIVDDTPEAIILSGFDPVRREIARLAMHRLVTDGRIHPARIEEVVAKTKKQIEEEIVEIGERTVIDLGIHGLHPELIRMVGRMRYRSSYGQNLLQHSREVANFCATMAAELGLNVKLAKRAGLLHDIGKVPDDNPELPHAILGMQLAEKYKEHPEVCNAIGAHHDEVEMTSMISPIIQACDAISGARPGARREVVESYIKRLKELEELALSYPGVEKTFAIQAGRELRVVVESEKISDAQSEILAADISNRIQTEMTYPGQIKVTVIRETRSVAFAK from the coding sequence ATGAATATATTATATGCAATTATCGGGCTGTTGGTGGGCATCGGAGCGGGTGTGCCAATCGGTCGTTTTTTATTAAGAAAGCTCTTCCGCGATCAGGAAGTAGCTGCGCAAAATAAAGTAAAGAAAATTTTAAAGGATGCTGAAAATAATGCCGAGATTTTAAAAAAGAACAGGCTTTTAGAGGCAAAAGAGAAATTTTTGCAGATGAAAGGTGAGCATGAGCAGGAAGTAAACGCGAAGAACAATGCCATCAATCAGCGCGAAAACAGCTTAAAGCAAAAGGAACAATCACTGAACCAAAAGCTTGAAAACGCTAATCGTAAAGATCAGGAAATTGAAAATGCGCGCAAAAACCTGGAAAAGCAAACCGAAATCGCTTTAAAGAAACAGGAAGATGTGGAACTGCTAAAAAATCAGCATTTACAGCAATTGGAAAACATTGCAGGCCTATCTGCCGAAGAAGCTAAAAATCAGTTGGTGGATAACCTGCGCGAAGAAGCCCGTACCAAGGCCATGATGCAGATTAAGGATATTGTTGACGAGGCTAAACTTACTGCTACCAAGGAGGCCAAGAAAATTGTGATCCAAACGATACAACGTACCGCTACCGAAAGTGCTATTGAAAACACGGTTTCAATCTTTAATATTGATAACGACGAAGTAAAAGGGCGCATTATTGGGCGTGAAGGCCGTAACATCCGTGCGCTTGAAGCAGCTACCGGTATTGAAATCATTGTAGACGATACCCCTGAGGCCATTATCTTATCGGGATTTGACCCAGTGAGGCGCGAAATTGCCCGTTTGGCTATGCACCGTTTGGTTACCGACGGGCGTATTCACCCGGCACGTATTGAAGAGGTGGTAGCCAAAACCAAGAAGCAGATAGAAGAAGAAATTGTTGAAATAGGTGAACGTACCGTAATTGACCTCGGTATCCATGGTTTGCATCCCGAATTAATCAGGATGGTTGGCCGGATGCGTTACCGTTCGTCATACGGGCAAAACCTGTTGCAACACTCGCGCGAAGTAGCTAATTTTTGTGCTACCATGGCGGCTGAGTTAGGGTTAAATGTAAAGCTTGCTAAACGCGCAGGTTTGTTACATGATATAGGTAAGGTGCCTGATGATAATCCGGAGTTACCCCACGCTATATTGGGTATGCAACTTGCCGAAAAATATAAAGAGCACCCGGAAGTATGTAACGCCATTGGTGCCCACCATGATGAGGTGGAGATGACTTCGATGATATCGCCTATCATCCAGGCTTGCGATGCCATATCGGGTGCACGCCCAGGTGCACGCCGCGAGGTTGTTGAGAGTTACATCAAGCGTTTAAAAGAACTTGAAGAACTGGCTCTGTCATACCCAGGTGTAGAAAAAACATTTGCTATCCAGGCCGGCCGCGAGTTGCGCGTAGTTGTTGAAAGTGAAAAAATCAGCGATGCACAGTCAGAAATATTGGCTGCCGATATTTCAAACCGCATTCAAACCGAGATGACCTATCCGGGGCAGATCAAGGTAACCGTAATCAGGGAAACCAGATCGGTCGCGTTTGCAAAATAA
- the radC gene encoding RadC family protein: MEYYEGKISIKAWAEEDRPREKLIGQGRRNLTDAELIAILIGSGSRDESAVELSKRILHHYKNDLNALGKASVAELCKFKGIGEAKAISIVAALELGRRRDDTEVKAIEKIGSSRDAYQLFYPLLADLNHEEFWIMLMNKGNKIIGTHLISKGGLATTIADPKIIFQISLEHHAASVILAHNHPSGNLKPSAEDLSLTKKIIAGGKLLDITIFDHIIITDQAYYSFADEGVL, encoded by the coding sequence GTGGAGTATTACGAAGGCAAGATCAGTATCAAAGCATGGGCCGAAGAGGATCGCCCGCGCGAAAAATTGATTGGGCAGGGCAGGCGAAATTTAACCGACGCGGAGTTGATTGCTATATTAATTGGGTCTGGAAGCAGGGATGAATCAGCTGTTGAGTTAAGTAAGCGTATTCTGCATCATTATAAAAATGATTTAAATGCTTTAGGTAAAGCATCAGTTGCCGAGTTATGTAAGTTTAAAGGCATCGGCGAAGCCAAAGCGATATCAATTGTAGCTGCGCTGGAGCTTGGCCGCCGCCGCGATGATACCGAAGTTAAGGCGATAGAGAAAATTGGCAGCAGCCGTGATGCCTACCAGTTATTTTATCCTTTACTGGCCGATTTAAATCACGAAGAGTTTTGGATTATGCTGATGAATAAAGGGAATAAAATAATAGGTACCCACCTGATCAGCAAAGGTGGTTTAGCTACAACTATTGCCGATCCGAAAATTATTTTCCAGATATCCCTTGAGCACCATGCGGCTTCGGTTATCCTGGCCCATAACCATCCCTCAGGCAATTTAAAACCAAGTGCCGAAGATCTCAGTCTCACCAAAAAAATAATCGCCGGAGGGAAACTGCTGGATATTACGATTTTTGATCATATCATTATAACTGATCAAGCTTATTACAGCTTTGCTGATGAAGGTGTGTTGTGA
- a CDS encoding Mpo1 family 2-hydroxy fatty acid dioxygenase yields MSTNSKNTKASKAFPPVGGKVEKRLVDTYFDQYAESHQNPTNKLIHWICVPLIVFSLLGVVWSIPFPYIKFLGSYNGFVNWASFLIAFSVYYYYKLSPVLSYFMLLIIFAFSYGIIQLEFWQKTGGPQVWQSCLAIFVLSWGGQFIGHKIEGKKPSFLDDLKFLLIGPIWLVHFILLKLKIKY; encoded by the coding sequence ATGTCGACAAATAGTAAAAATACAAAAGCTTCTAAAGCCTTTCCGCCTGTAGGCGGAAAGGTTGAGAAGCGTCTTGTTGATACCTATTTTGATCAATACGCCGAAAGCCATCAAAATCCAACAAATAAATTGATCCATTGGATATGTGTGCCGCTCATCGTGTTCAGCTTGCTGGGCGTGGTTTGGTCCATACCCTTTCCTTACATCAAATTTCTGGGTAGTTATAACGGCTTTGTTAACTGGGCATCCTTTCTCATTGCTTTCTCAGTTTACTATTATTATAAACTATCGCCTGTACTGTCGTATTTTATGCTGCTCATTATTTTTGCCTTTAGTTATGGCATTATACAATTGGAGTTTTGGCAAAAAACAGGCGGCCCACAGGTATGGCAATCATGCCTTGCGATATTTGTACTATCCTGGGGGGGCCAGTTTATTGGCCATAAAATAGAAGGTAAAAAACCATCCTTTTTAGATGATCTTAAATTTTTATTAATCGGCCCGATATGGCTTGTTCATTTTATTCTGCTCAAACTAAAAATTAAGTATTAA
- a CDS encoding cell division protein ZapA codes for MGEISIKINIADRVYPLKVNMEEEEIIRRAAKLINDRVKEYQENYAVKDKQDLLSMCVLHYATSALKAEKRVGVEDTEVAERVYHLDNLLSEFFSK; via the coding sequence ATGGGAGAAATCTCCATAAAAATAAATATTGCTGACAGAGTTTACCCCTTAAAGGTAAACATGGAAGAGGAAGAAATAATACGCAGAGCGGCTAAACTAATTAATGACCGGGTGAAGGAATACCAGGAAAATTATGCAGTTAAGGATAAGCAGGACCTGCTTTCGATGTGTGTGCTACACTACGCTACATCGGCTTTAAAAGCCGAGAAAAGGGTAGGGGTTGAAGACACGGAAGTAGCGGAAAGGGTTTACCATTTAGATAATTTGTTGTCGGAGTTTTTCTCAAAGTAA
- the pheT gene encoding phenylalanine--tRNA ligase subunit beta, translated as MKISYNWLKQFIQTDKSPEELSCILTGIGLEVESLEKVQSIPGGLEGLVIGYVKECVQHPNADRLRVTKVDVGTGEDLQVVCGAANVAAGQKVVVATVGTTVYPLKGEPFKINKSKIRGEVSEGMICAEDEVGLGESHDGIMELDSDAEVGALAKDYFKLNDDYLYEIGLTPNRADAASHLGAARDIAAFLKTDILKPDVSAFRVDNHELEIDVVVENAAAAPRYSGLTISGVEVKDSPKWLKEKLAVIGLRSINNIVDATNYVLHGLGQPMHAFDADAIRGGKIVVKTGLESVTFKTLDDVDRKLSGDDLMICDAIGPMCIAGVFGGAESGVSQSTKNIFLESAYFNAVSVRKTSKRFGLKTDASFRFERGTDPDITVFALKYAALLIKEIAGGVISSEIFDFYPAPVAPFDVELSYKNVDRLIGKSIPHGEIKAIITALDIVITGETAEGLSLKVPPYRVDVTRDVDVIEEILRIYGYNNIEIPTQIRASLNTSGRPDKDTVQNTISDILTANGFNEIMSNSLTKSVYAENIDEAVKILNPLSSDLDIMRQTLLFSGLEALAYNQNRRNMDLKFYEFGKTYNLKEEKYVENQRFALFLSGAMQTENWNAKTTAATFYNLKAVVDGLMARLNVTDFTVEDTADTNFAYGLKYNRGNKTLVSFGAVSKPALKKADVDKEVFYADFNFDVLLGLAKKNTIVYREVSKFPAVRRDLSMLIDKGVSFQQLKGIAQKTERKLLKDVNVFDVYQGDKLPSGKKSYALSFVLQDEEKTLTDKAIDAIMQKLIYNFGKEAGAEIRK; from the coding sequence ATGAAGATCTCGTATAACTGGTTAAAGCAATTCATCCAAACAGATAAAAGTCCTGAAGAGTTATCCTGCATTTTAACCGGAATAGGTTTGGAGGTGGAGAGCCTTGAAAAAGTGCAGTCTATTCCCGGTGGTTTGGAAGGGCTGGTAATAGGCTATGTAAAGGAATGTGTACAGCACCCCAATGCTGATCGTTTACGCGTAACCAAGGTAGATGTTGGTACAGGCGAAGATCTACAGGTAGTTTGCGGCGCAGCTAATGTAGCCGCAGGGCAAAAGGTTGTGGTTGCTACGGTAGGTACAACGGTTTATCCACTAAAGGGCGAACCTTTTAAGATCAACAAATCTAAAATACGTGGCGAAGTATCCGAAGGGATGATATGTGCCGAGGATGAAGTAGGCTTAGGCGAATCGCACGACGGCATTATGGAGTTAGACTCTGATGCCGAAGTTGGCGCCTTAGCGAAGGATTATTTCAAACTGAACGACGATTATTTATATGAAATTGGGTTAACCCCTAACCGCGCCGACGCGGCATCGCACCTGGGTGCGGCAAGGGATATTGCAGCCTTTTTAAAAACTGACATCCTGAAGCCTGATGTAAGTGCGTTTAGGGTGGATAATCATGAACTTGAGATAGACGTAGTAGTTGAAAATGCCGCCGCAGCGCCCAGATACTCTGGCTTAACCATTTCGGGCGTTGAAGTGAAAGATTCACCTAAGTGGCTTAAAGAAAAGCTGGCTGTTATTGGCCTGCGTTCTATCAATAATATTGTTGATGCTACCAATTATGTACTGCACGGTTTGGGCCAGCCCATGCATGCTTTTGATGCAGATGCAATCAGGGGCGGAAAGATAGTTGTAAAAACCGGCCTTGAGAGTGTAACCTTCAAAACTCTGGATGATGTCGATCGTAAACTTTCGGGCGATGACCTGATGATATGCGATGCTATCGGGCCGATGTGCATTGCCGGCGTTTTTGGTGGTGCCGAATCGGGCGTAAGCCAATCTACCAAAAATATATTCTTGGAGAGTGCTTATTTTAATGCTGTATCAGTTCGTAAAACATCCAAAAGGTTTGGTTTAAAAACAGATGCCTCGTTCCGCTTTGAGCGTGGTACCGATCCGGATATTACAGTATTCGCTTTAAAGTACGCCGCATTGTTAATTAAGGAGATTGCAGGAGGAGTTATTTCATCCGAAATTTTTGATTTTTATCCTGCGCCGGTAGCGCCTTTTGATGTGGAGCTATCCTACAAAAACGTTGACAGGCTGATTGGTAAATCTATACCGCACGGCGAAATTAAAGCGATTATTACCGCTTTGGATATCGTGATAACAGGCGAAACAGCCGAAGGATTATCACTCAAGGTACCTCCATACCGGGTTGACGTTACCCGGGATGTGGACGTGATAGAGGAGATATTACGGATTTATGGCTATAACAATATCGAGATCCCTACCCAGATCAGGGCTTCGTTAAATACTTCGGGCAGGCCCGATAAGGATACCGTACAAAATACCATCTCGGATATCCTGACAGCTAATGGGTTTAACGAGATCATGTCCAACTCGCTCACTAAATCGGTCTATGCCGAAAATATTGATGAGGCGGTAAAGATATTGAACCCGCTGAGCAGCGATCTGGATATCATGCGCCAAACGTTATTGTTTTCGGGCCTGGAAGCGCTGGCTTATAACCAGAACCGCAGAAATATGGATTTGAAGTTTTACGAGTTTGGTAAAACCTACAACCTGAAGGAAGAAAAGTACGTGGAGAACCAACGCTTTGCTTTATTTTTAAGCGGGGCAATGCAAACAGAAAATTGGAACGCCAAAACAACAGCGGCAACATTTTACAATTTAAAGGCCGTAGTTGACGGATTGATGGCCCGTCTTAACGTTACCGATTTTACTGTAGAGGATACTGCCGACACTAATTTTGCTTATGGTTTAAAATACAACCGTGGCAATAAAACATTGGTGAGTTTTGGCGCCGTAAGTAAGCCTGCCTTAAAAAAAGCCGACGTAGATAAGGAAGTATTTTATGCCGATTTTAATTTTGATGTATTGTTGGGCCTGGCTAAAAAGAATACGATAGTTTACCGGGAGGTATCTAAATTTCCGGCCGTGCGGCGCGATTTATCTATGCTGATTGATAAAGGCGTATCTTTCCAGCAGTTAAAAGGCATAGCCCAGAAAACCGAGCGTAAATTGCTTAAGGATGTAAACGTGTTTGATGTTTACCAGGGAGATAAGCTGCCATCAGGAAAAAAATCTTATGCGCTGAGCTTTGTATTGCAAGACGAGGAGAAAACATTAACCGACAAAGCTATTGACGCCATAATGCAAAAATTAATTTATAACTTCGGTAAAGAGGCCGGGGCAGAGATCAGGAAATAG